Below is a window of Raphanus sativus cultivar WK10039 unplaced genomic scaffold, ASM80110v3 Scaffold1056, whole genome shotgun sequence DNA.
tctaaacttttcttttaaaaaaattttggtTCCCAACAAACTGTAATCTTATCTACAATCAGAACACAAAATCACAAACAATTAGTGATGTGTAAGCAAAGTTCATAAGTTTTACTTGTCCTTTCTGTGCTCTTCTGATTGGTGACAACCAAATGTTACTGCAAGTTTTAACTTCTCTCTGAACTCTCTCTTTATGtatcttaaatattaaagaTCAGCTTTTGAGGTGGAAACCAGAAGAGACCCACCTCAACATACAAGAAGGAATAAAAGAAGCATTTACTTAATTAGGTTAAGAGCTGTTCCTCTTCCTCATTCCTTTAAtactctcttcttcctcctccaatCCTCTCAGTGTCTTTAAAACTGTTGCAGCCTTTTCTTTCCCCCCTCGctgtattattttgtttttcttaaagagaaagacaaaaaaaaaaggagtatAACAACTGTCACAATAAAAAACTAATCAAGTCCATAATACTTGTCTTCAATGTGTTTCCTGTTTCTCTGGCGTCACCTTACCTTACCATGTTCTTCAATGGAGTCCTTCTTGGTGACAGCTAGCACATTCAAGTGTGTGTGAGAGTCCATATtacaaaagtttatattttgttttgactttGAGTTAAACAGACATATTTAGCTTTGGGGTTTAACTAAAGACATTTTCATTTCattgtagttaaaaaaaaacaattctgaAAGGGGGTGGTACTACAGTGGGCCTCGTGAACTTGGAGAGATGTGTGTGTGAAGATTTATTCGAGTTTGTACATATCGTTAATGTCTGAAGAAAACGGAGTTGGACtcattggattttttttcttttcatgtgAGACTGTGTAATGTCATTGTACGTCATTTATTATTGTCACTGATTCATTTATTTGTAGGTTTAAATATGGAAAAGTCACAGATATTGAAAGCATCATCATCAGAGATTCACTGGCTTCAAGTAATTGATAACTTTGGTTGGCAAGTCAGTGAGAAAAGGGACGGGACTTTGTGTTGTTTGCCTCATCTATTGTTTTCCTATACTTTGGTTGTTTGTTTACTATACCTTTAATATATATCCATGCACTTATGGTTTTGGATACTTACATATAGCATTGCCACACCGATTGGTCAACTCCACTAGATTTCTTTGTCCAACTTGTTCCTAACCATTTATATATGGTTTTTAGAAGTGCAATACTTGATTAAGAAGGTAGAACTTAAACTTTCTCGTGATTGTTTTTTTATGAATcttaaacatattatttatcGTCAGCCACATCATTAACGCATGTCTCTAACTCGGTTCTTGTTTGCTTGTTTACTTTGACTTTTATAAGAGaagtgttatttttttattacaaatgatccacaattttttttttgtagcgATCCACAATCTTTTACCAtcttaaaaatgttaaaacgtGAACAtccaatataatattttctatttaaatgtgttttttgtCAACGCTATTTAAATGTGTGTTTTTGTCAACGCTATTTAAAATGTGTTTAATGTTCGCATTTACGTTTTGTAATAACAtttttacacaaaaaaaatgtttttcttttatgtgaGCCCTTGTTAACTTGAATAGAGAAATAAATTTTgatcaagaaaaaaagaatagagaaataaataaataaaatgctCGCTTGGTTTCTTAAAATTCTgattaatatgacatttatCTTCATCCATATCAATAGCAAAACCGCTCTCGTTATAAGTTTGTAAAACAAGTCTAATAAAACATGGAATCATCGCAGACGGCTATTTTCTTGAGTGCtgaaatataaatttgtaaattacaAATGAGTTTGAGTTAACTTATACTAGTTGTTATTTTGCTAACCCAATATGAGAGCTTGGTTAGATTGGCTCTCTAATGTGATGTCCATAAGTTACAACCTTGATGCCGGTTTCACGTAAACCAATTAAAAAGAGATTTGATAGGTGAAAATAGAAGTTGTCGGCTCCCTCCTGACGAAATCATGTATGCAAAATTTGTTTAGTGGTAATAATCACAAGCCGACATTCATTGTTTACGTATTTGTACTCCTTCTCACAGCTGTACCCATTTTCACCAACCAACtcaatctttcttttcttctttttaaaatgTGGTTTATTTCTACTTACTTCCATTATCCAATATACAACACAAATTTCACCAACTCTATATTATTATCAACCAATCTTATTATCTACCAACTTTATATAGATAGAATGATAATAAACTCTCGGAGACATCGATAGCCAGATATCATTGTACTGATGTTTAAACCGATGTCGGTCCAACAGTTTGCTTTTGGTTCGTGATGGCTTGAACGGTTAATTCTTCTTTTCTGATGTATTCTTTTTGCAAAAGTAAAGTCAAGTGGGAtacttttctcttctctttctcctctGGGGTTGACTTTTAGACAAAGACTAAGAACAAGAAGTGAACATACACAGAATAATGTTAAGCCAAACACTTCGGTTCTTGTAGGATCTTGACTAAGATGGATCTCAAAATCTTGAATTGGGACTGGGATCAAGAATCTTACCCAGCTTCTTCTGATTTCTGGGTCCTCATCTTCTTCGCTCCCTTCTTCCTTTTTCTCCGAATCATACTCGACAGATCCATATTTGAGGTAAGTGACCCACCGCTCTCTGCTTGAGTTCTCTCTTAGTATTCACCATGACTTGTGAAGCAAGTAATCTCTTATGAGTAACCATCACATTTACAGAGAGTCGCTAGTAGTATGGTGTTTCCTAGAGGAAGCTCTGCTGATCCAAACGGTAGAAGAAAGAGGATAGTGAAATTCAAAGAATCGGCTTGGAAATGTCTCTGCTCCATCTCTATCGAAGCACTTGCTCTCCACGTCACTTATAGTGAGCCATGGTTTAAAGACACAAGATGCTTCTGGTTAGGACCAGGAGACCAGATATGGCCTGACCAAAAGATAAAGTAAGATTTCACGAATGAGCTTGACTTAATGTGTTACGTCAGAAGCAAGAAAGCGGTCAAGTATCCCTCAAACCCTAATTTCCTCTTCGAGTAATAATACATTTTACAGGTTGAAAATGAAGGGACTGTACATGTTTGTCGGTGGGTTGAATGTATATTCTTTCTTTGCTCTGTTCTTTTGGGAAACAAGACGATCTGATTTCAAAGTCATGATAGTTCATCACATTGTAACTTCATTCCTCATCATCCTGTCTTACGTTTTCAGGTACTTctaaacaattaaaagatatcaactgactattttttttttaatcttccaCGAGACTTTTAAATTTCACTTCCTCTTGTTATATTTTCTATACAAGATTTTCTCGTATAGGTTCTGTAATATTGGCTCTTCACGAAATCAGCGACGTGTTTCTAGAGATAGGGAAGATGTGCAAATACAGCGGCTTAGAATCCATGACTAGTGTCTCGTTCATCCTGTTTTTCCTGTCGTGGACGGCTCTGCGACTCGTCTATTACCCTTTATGGATCCTGTGGAGTACCAGGTTTATACTATAATAAACCTTAGACACTGATCTTTTATGTCTTTTGGTTGCTCTCTCCATGTATGATATTTGACCTACGCAGCTATGAATCTATAAACGTGAAACTGGAGTGGGACAAGAAGCATACGATGGAAACTGGACTGCCATTTACAGTGTACTACGTTTTCAACACACTTCTCTGGTGCTTACAGATTCTTCACATCTACTGGTGGGTCTTGATATGTCGTGTGCTCATCGGCCAAGTCCGTTCCAAAGGCAAAATCGATAGAGACGTTCGTTCTGGttagatttttataaatgcatacatATCTAAACCaacaaatgttttatatatgttcttttgatattcaaaataatatattcagcATTTTCTTAACCACTTCAATATATTCTTTGCagactcagaaggtgaagatgATGAACACCAAGATTAATTGTCTGGACTCTTGTCCAATCAACATCAGTGATGTCGACTTGTTAGATACATTTGCCGAATAAAAACAATAGTTTTTGCGAATACCCGTAAGTCGTAACCATATCTGTATTTAGTTCAGTGGTTTTGAGGATGCGTGAACAAAGCAATGATGAGAAATAACAAAGCTTTGGGACGTACACCCCTATCATAACTAGATTCAGCCTGAACTTGAAACATAAACAGACAAAGGAGAATAAATCAAACAAGTGTAAACTGAAAAGCTAAACCCTACTTGATTAAAAAGAAACCCCAAAACAATATTGACACTGAATCATTATCCACCAATGATTGAAATacatcagttacaaaaaaaaatgattgaaatacacaaaaaaaaaaattgagcaaGAAATACACAATTTTAATCCCACTTTTATGGAGAGGGATATTGGGATAATTATCTTCAATTTATCAATTAcggttattattatttttatcgttttaaaattttgagaaagAAACAATGAAATATGCTTTTTGTTCAaggtttcttatatatatgctTTTGGTGTTAATGTGTGTAAACTAATTAAAGAGGGTCGTGAAGAGTGGATGTGAATGTTAGTCAGAGAATCTAAATTGCACACCACATGTGGACTAGTCATTTTGGCATCAGTTCGCGCATAAATCACAAGCTTACGACTTcttatctcttctctttttctacaatattgtaaatagttcaatacatatattttgttcTTGTCACTTTGTTCAATACATATATAAGAGATATTTTTGTAGAACAAAATACATGGGATATTACCAAAAGTTAGATTGACTAGTACATATTAACATGCAATTTTCTCCagatttataaatacaaaatagtataaaacATGTAAGGTCATACAACAATATATTCTTAATTGTCTATGTTAGAACTTAGAATGTACGTCCAGCAAAAATTAGATATGCTTACTATACATATTATACCAGTACAAAACTCCAACCAGAATTACCGTGATCATCTCTTCAAATCTGTAAAACTCTTTTTATTATGCTAAACTACAAAATGCTACCAATGTTTTTTGTaggatgcatatatataaaatgatagatatatACAACTAAATTTAATAATGGCTATATTTATGATTCACAAAACAAATTAACTTAgtttacaaaaatcaaaaaaaaaacaaattattttttgtttgatgtgTTGTCTACTTACTAACTCGGGAGGATCCTCAGCCGTATGAGCCGATATGAATAATAAATGTTGGAAAAATAAGGGCGTGACCAAAGTGATGACTATTGAACaccctaaaataaaattttcatagaaAATAGGCTTCTATTTTGAGCAAATAAGAATAGTAAAAAAACCTAACAAAACTACTGTAAAAAGCAACTACAAATTCAAATATTGTATTTGTTCCTTCTGTGCCCAAAACTACCTAAAGAAGTAAAGTTCTCTAATATATCCACCACTTTATTTTTGTGCACTCATAGTAAGCATATCTAATTTTTGCTGGACGTACATTCTAAGTTCTCTAATATATCCACCacttaaatcaaaaatatttgtattgatagaaatatcaaatatctatatttttctattttggtGATAGTGAaatattttgcatatatatatatacatatattatccgacttataaatttatatcaaatatatacatAACCTTTAACTGGTAGAAACATTCACTCGTCGtactaaatttataattttgtttatagcTGCTATgggaaatatataaaagtaaaaatagaaaatatatcaactaagaaatttataattttatacaacaaaaacaaatatcaaacaaaaattCAGTAGTACATGTTGTGAAAATTATACAAAGTAGTATAGATAAACTAAACGCATTTTCAACTTTAATCTGATTAATAGAATAGTTTTTGTAacgtaaaaaaatatttagtccgttaaatatttttgaaatatttaaatatggagagagagagagaaaaggtattaataataaatgagtTTCTTAATAAATTGGCTCTCATCCATTCTAGAGTAACGTTACCTCGTGGGTCGGCCAGATCTTTTCGCCAGAGATTCTCTAGAAATCTCTCGCCTCCCCATAAACAAATCCAAATCCCCAGATTTTTGTGTCAAAATCGAATTGAAACTGCTCTGCGAAAGTGAGACACACACCCCACCCAGGAAGCTAATCCaccatttctctctctctgtgagTGCCTCCACACACACAAATCGGGCTCAAAGTTTTCATTTTTCGTTAATGGGTCCTTCCCCTTCGACCCCCTTTTCACCCAATCTAGTCTCTCTGTTTGTGTGTTTCTCACTGTTATTCTAACTGTTTGATCGTTTCTTCTTAATGGGTTTAAAGGATTCGTTCGCAGCGTTTTGCCTGATTGTTACTGCTCCTACGAGTTTTAACTGTAAAATGTGAACTGTTCTGTTGTAAAAATCTTGTCTTTTTGTGTAAAGCTTGTGTTCCAAAAGGTTCTGTCTTTTTCAATTCCAAGtatgctctttttttttcttttttttgcagtttGTTCCATGACGGGTCAAGACGTCAATGGGATCGAGTTTCATCTGCAGAGACACGGTCTCGTGAAGGAGCAAGTCCAGTTGGTTAAGAGAAGAGGAGACTCGGTTCGATACGAGATCGTTCCTATTCAAGACCGGCTGTCATTTGAGAAGGGCTTCCTTGCGGTTATCCGTGCCTGCCAGTTGCTCTCTCAGAAGAACGATGGGATCGTCTTGGTTGGTGTCGCTGGTCCGTCTGGTGCTGGCAAGACGGTCTTCACCGAGAAGATACTCAACTTCCTGCCTAGTGTTGCTGTCATATCGATGGATAACTATAATGACGCTAGTAGAATCGTTGATGGCAACTTTGACGGTAACTTAAAATAGTTTCATCTTTGATATGGCTCCATGAATAAGTTATTACagcttctttttttataaattgtaaatgtaGATCCACGGTTAACGGATTATGACACATTGCTCAAGAATCTTGAAGATTTGAAGCAAGGGAAACAAGTTGAGGTTCctatatatgattttaagtCCAGCTCTCGTGTTGGATACAGGTAGACAGACAACTAGCATGATCAACCATTGTGTTCTTTCTGGCTATAACTACTGAATagattgttttttaattttgttaggACACTTGATGTTCCAGCTTCTAGGATTGTGATCATTGAAGGAATCTATGCGTTGAGTGAAAAACTGAGACCTTTGTTGGACCTTCGTGTGTCTGTTACTGGTGGAGTCCACTTTGATCTTGTTAAACGGGTTCTTCGTGATATACAACGTGCAGGCCAGCAGCCGGAGGAGATCATCCATCAGATATCTGAAACTGTTtgttctttatttctttttatatcttTGCTTCTTGGACTGTTATTGGTGAAGTAGAGTAACAAGATCCACTGTTCATGTAGGTGTATCCGATGTACAAGGCTTTTATAGAGCCAGATCTCCAGACTGCTCAAATTAAGATCATTAACAAGTTCAACCCTTTCACTGGTTTTCAGAGCCCTACGTACATCTTGAAGGTTTTAGAAAATGAGTTTGATTTTGTCGTGTAATCTTGTCTGCGTTTGGTAATCTGAAGTTCTtttgcttttttgttttgttggtaGTCAAAAAAGGATGTATCAGTTGATCAGATCAAGGCGGTCCTTTCTGAATCACATACAGAGTCTAAGGAGGAGACTTATGATATATATCTTCTTCCTCCGGGTGAAGATCCAGAGTCGTGCCAGTCGTATTTGAGGATGAGGAATAAAGATGGAAAGTACAGCCTCATGTTCGAGGTTTTGCTCCTTTTCagtgttttctttttcatgttTTCTGACAAGCTTAAATTGATGTGGTGAGTACTTATGGTAATGGTTTTTGATATCAAGGAATGGGTTACGGATGCTCCTTTTGTCATATCCCCAAGGATTATTTTTGAAGTGAGCGTTCGTCTACTTGGTGGTCTCATGGCATTGGGATACACAATAGCAACCATACTTAAAAGGAACAGCCATGTGTTTGCTACTGATAAGGTGATTGTGAAAATCGACTGGCTTGAGCAACTGAATCGTCACTACATGCAGGTTTGTCTTATCTATAACTCATTCATAAGCATCTTGGCATAATAACTGTGGAAGAAATTTATACTGGCTTTATGATGGCATGCTTGTTCCTAGTAAGTACAAAATTTGTTTATCAACATGACTAGTAAATAGAAATCCAAATTTGTTGTAATCAGGTGCAAGGTAAAGAACGGCAAATTGTACAGAGCACTGCAGAGCAGCTAGGACTGGAAGGGTCGTTCATTCCACGCACCTATATTGAACAGATCCAACTAGAAAAGCTGATAAATGAAGTGATGGTATGATTTGCTGTTTGGGGCTATGATCATTTTTTTTACATCTCAATTGGGTACCTGATTAGAAGTCCCATCTCATTACAGGCCTTGCCAGATGATTTGAAGAACAAGCTTAGTTTAGATGAGGATTTGGTGTCTAGTTCAAGCCCCAAGGAAGCGCTCTTACGAGCGTCTGCAGATAGAGTAGCCTTGAGAAATAAGAACCTCCAAAGGTACACACACACTTCTTTTGAAAGAGTGTTTTGAGAAAAGCTTTGTTGCTTCcaaatccatgtgtccttttaAGTAGTTATGCCGTTTATGATACACAGAGGTATGTCACAGTCGTATTCGACTCAAAGAGATAAGAACATCTCAAAGCTTGCTGGTTTTTCTTCAAGCGATAGGAGGTACGAAGAAAGAGTCCACGACTCACTAGCGAACGAGGttcaaattttgttttccttCATTCCTCTCTTGGCAACTTTGGAGTGTCGTTATTGAAGTTAACAGTGCAATTGTGTATTTTTTAGGGGTTTATGACTCAGCTTTCAGAACAAATATCAACTCTCAATGAGAGGATGGATGAGTTCACAAACCTGATGGAAGAGCTAAACTCAAAGCTGAACTGCAATAAAACCCCTCCAATACAGCAGAGCATGTCACTCCAAGCAGAAGTATGCAATGGCTCAGCACCAACTTCGTATTTCATTTCTGGTCTGGACAATGGCTGTTTGACAAGTTCCATAATGCCTcattcatcttcatcttcccaGTTAGCCAAGGATTCGCCATTAGTGCCAATAATTGAAGAGGCAAGTCATCTTTTACATTATTGTTCTTGCTTTGTAAAATTCTGGATTTGTATTAACATTTTGCTTGAGTTGCTGTTTCTGGTGCACAATGCAGATATCGACCCTCTCACGTGGACA
It encodes the following:
- the LOC108820708 gene encoding ceramide synthase 1 LOH3, whose amino-acid sequence is MDLKILNWDWDQESYPASSDFWVLIFFAPFFLFLRIILDRSIFERVASSMVFPRGSSADPNGRRKRIVKFKESAWKCLCSISIEALALHVTYSEPWFKDTRCFWLGPGDQIWPDQKIKLKMKGLYMFVGGLNVYSFFALFFWETRRSDFKVMIVHHIVTSFLIILSYVFRFSRIGSVILALHEISDVFLEIGKMCKYSGLESMTSVSFILFFLSWTALRLVYYPLWILWSTSYESINVKLEWDKKHTMETGLPFTVYYVFNTLLWCLQILHIYWWVLICRVLIGQVRSKGKIDRDVRSDSEGEDDEHQD
- the LOC108818873 gene encoding inorganic pyrophosphatase TTM2 isoform X1, which gives rise to MLFFFLFFAVCSMTGQDVNGIEFHLQRHGLVKEQVQLVKRRGDSVRYEIVPIQDRLSFEKGFLAVIRACQLLSQKNDGIVLVGVAGPSGAGKTVFTEKILNFLPSVAVISMDNYNDASRIVDGNFDDPRLTDYDTLLKNLEDLKQGKQVEVPIYDFKSSSRVGYRTLDVPASRIVIIEGIYALSEKLRPLLDLRVSVTGGVHFDLVKRVLRDIQRAGQQPEEIIHQISETVYPMYKAFIEPDLQTAQIKIINKFNPFTGFQSPTYILKSKKDVSVDQIKAVLSESHTESKEETYDIYLLPPGEDPESCQSYLRMRNKDGKYSLMFEEWVTDAPFVISPRIIFEVSVRLLGGLMALGYTIATILKRNSHVFATDKVIVKIDWLEQLNRHYMQVQGKERQIVQSTAEQLGLEGSFIPRTYIEQIQLEKLINEVMALPDDLKNKLSLDEDLVSSSSPKEALLRASADRVALRNKNLQRGMSQSYSTQRDKNISKLAGFSSSDRRYEERVHDSLANEGFMTQLSEQISTLNERMDEFTNLMEELNSKLNCNKTPPIQQSMSLQAEVCNGSAPTSYFISGLDNGCLTSSIMPHSSSSSQLAKDSPLVPIIEEISTLSRGQRQMMHQMDNLSSLVRGQSAELARLARTGSSNSSSSRSSKSFFLSNVESSSLPLVLTLALCSVGVVVIKSYIIN
- the LOC108818873 gene encoding inorganic pyrophosphatase TTM2 isoform X2, producing the protein MTGQDVNGIEFHLQRHGLVKEQVQLVKRRGDSVRYEIVPIQDRLSFEKGFLAVIRACQLLSQKNDGIVLVGVAGPSGAGKTVFTEKILNFLPSVAVISMDNYNDASRIVDGNFDDPRLTDYDTLLKNLEDLKQGKQVEVPIYDFKSSSRVGYRTLDVPASRIVIIEGIYALSEKLRPLLDLRVSVTGGVHFDLVKRVLRDIQRAGQQPEEIIHQISETVYPMYKAFIEPDLQTAQIKIINKFNPFTGFQSPTYILKSKKDVSVDQIKAVLSESHTESKEETYDIYLLPPGEDPESCQSYLRMRNKDGKYSLMFEEWVTDAPFVISPRIIFEVSVRLLGGLMALGYTIATILKRNSHVFATDKVIVKIDWLEQLNRHYMQVQGKERQIVQSTAEQLGLEGSFIPRTYIEQIQLEKLINEVMALPDDLKNKLSLDEDLVSSSSPKEALLRASADRVALRNKNLQRGMSQSYSTQRDKNISKLAGFSSSDRRYEERVHDSLANEGFMTQLSEQISTLNERMDEFTNLMEELNSKLNCNKTPPIQQSMSLQAEVCNGSAPTSYFISGLDNGCLTSSIMPHSSSSSQLAKDSPLVPIIEEISTLSRGQRQMMHQMDNLSSLVRGQSAELARLARTGSSNSSSSRSSKSFFLSNVESSSLPLVLTLALCSVGVVVIKSYIIN